A genomic segment from Alistipes senegalensis JC50 encodes:
- a CDS encoding helix-turn-helix domain-containing protein, translated as MERNREAEYRIGVSDLSGSLGSAIRTKGCLLLFCLQGRAIVSANLERRVFRRGDIAVIFPDTLFVVHGTGGDFRVRLIEISSALTDEVILPLSSVFFERIYNQPILPTTGEDRILSETWNAHIDHCAQCSAAKSARMMIRNQLQNLFLAMEVKLVFDAPPGNIESIPSSRRLFNCFCKLVTENCYSQHEVKFYADKLCITPYYLSKITARITEATPKQLIDWQIVMEIKHLLTSTDMTIKEIANMFHFDSTSYLGRYFRRHTGMTPSEFRKR; from the coding sequence ATGGAGCGAAACCGGGAGGCGGAGTATAGAATCGGAGTGTCGGATTTGAGCGGGTCGCTCGGCTCCGCGATTCGGACAAAGGGGTGCTTGCTGCTCTTTTGCCTGCAAGGCCGGGCGATCGTTTCGGCCAATCTCGAACGACGGGTGTTCCGTCGCGGCGACATTGCGGTCATCTTTCCCGACACGCTGTTCGTCGTACACGGAACCGGCGGCGATTTTCGGGTGCGGCTGATCGAAATTTCCTCCGCGCTCACCGATGAAGTCATCCTGCCTCTCTCGTCGGTATTTTTCGAACGCATCTACAACCAGCCGATATTGCCGACCACCGGGGAGGACCGGATATTGTCGGAGACATGGAACGCCCATATCGACCATTGCGCGCAATGCTCGGCCGCGAAGTCGGCCCGTATGATGATACGGAATCAGCTGCAAAATCTGTTTCTCGCAATGGAGGTCAAGCTGGTTTTCGATGCCCCGCCCGGGAATATCGAATCCATCCCCTCTTCGCGCCGCCTTTTCAACTGCTTCTGCAAACTGGTGACGGAGAACTGCTATTCGCAGCACGAGGTGAAATTCTATGCCGACAAGCTCTGCATCACACCCTACTACCTTTCGAAGATAACCGCCCGAATCACGGAGGCGACTCCCAAGCAGCTCATCGACTGGCAGATCGTGATGGAGATCAAGCATCTGCTCACCTCGACGGACATGACGATCAAGGAGATCGCCAACATGTTCCACTTCGATTCGACCTCCTATCTGGGGCGCTATTTCCGCCGTCATACGGGCATGACACCCAGCGAGTTTCGGAAACGGTAA
- a CDS encoding efflux RND transporter permease subunit produces MNLRFFIDRPVFSIVISVTIVLLGIIALTTLSVEQYPDIAPPTVQVTTSYPGANAETVQKAVIVPLEEAINGVENMSYIHSEASNTGEVTVNVYFRQGVDADMAAVNVQNRVSKAQGLLPAEVTKIGVQTLKQQKSLLKVVALYSPDDSYDMQFINNYMKINVEPRMKRIAGVGEFNVLASNYSMRIWLKPDVMAQYKLIPSDVTAALEKQNLESATGAFGENHANAYEYTIKWSGRLSTPEQFEQIVIRSLPNGDILRLKDIARVEMGDEAYTYRALTDGHAGCIGEAYQSAGSNATEVVENIDALIAELTEELPDGLTFADLLSVNRFLYASMENVLWTLVEAILLVVLVVYVFLQDIRSTLIPTIAIVVSLVGTFAVMSLLGFSINLLTLFALVLAIGTVVDNAIVVVEAVQAHFDVGYKSAYMATNDAMQGITGAIITSTLVFMAVFIPVSMMGGTSGVFYTQFGITMAVAVGLSAVNALTLSPALCALMLQPYVDEEGNVRKNFAARFRKAFNAAFSVMVQRYVRGVIWFVRHRFVAWGMLAAAVVLLVVLMKNTQTGLVPDEDTGSVMVSVTTKPGTSLYATTRVLSQLEKEIQQMPQVEHYATVSGYSFSGSGASAGMIILSLRDWSERSGEGDDVQSVIDRINALSTRIPDAQIFAAAPPMITGYGMVNGFELHVQDKAGKPVAELDEATRGFIAALSARPEIGAAYSSFSSGYPQYTLDIDAARCERSGISPSDVLATISGYYGGQYVSNFNRFSKLYRVMIQADPSYRVTPESLNHIYVRTSNGEMAPVGQFARLTKTYGPQSLNRFNLYGSIAVNGAAADGYSSGDAIRAIGETAAAALPKGYSYEFGGITREESTSTSNTVVIFAICFVLVYLILSALYESFLIPLAVVLSLPFGLFGSFLFAQLMGLENNIYMQTGIIMLIGLLAKTAILITEYAVKRREAGMSLIQAAVGAAKVRLRPILMTALTMIFGLLPLMVSTGVGANGNRTLGSGAVGGMLVGTLALLFIVPVLFVAFQWLQEKIRPMQFERAGEWSIRAEMEDLQNRKEEK; encoded by the coding sequence ATGAATCTGCGATTTTTCATAGACCGTCCGGTCTTCTCGATCGTCATCTCCGTGACGATCGTCCTGCTGGGCATCATCGCCCTGACGACCCTTTCGGTCGAACAGTATCCCGACATTGCGCCGCCGACGGTACAGGTGACGACCTCCTATCCCGGAGCCAACGCCGAGACGGTGCAGAAGGCCGTCATCGTGCCGCTCGAAGAGGCGATCAACGGGGTCGAGAATATGTCGTACATCCACTCCGAAGCCTCCAACACGGGCGAGGTGACGGTGAACGTCTATTTCCGTCAGGGCGTCGATGCCGACATGGCCGCCGTGAACGTGCAGAACCGCGTGTCGAAGGCACAGGGCCTGCTGCCCGCCGAGGTGACGAAAATCGGCGTGCAGACCCTCAAGCAACAGAAGTCGCTGCTGAAGGTGGTGGCTTTGTACAGCCCCGATGACTCGTACGACATGCAGTTCATCAACAACTACATGAAGATCAACGTCGAGCCGCGCATGAAGCGTATCGCGGGAGTGGGGGAGTTCAACGTGCTGGCGTCGAACTACTCGATGCGCATCTGGCTCAAACCCGATGTCATGGCGCAGTACAAGCTGATACCCTCCGACGTGACTGCCGCCCTCGAAAAGCAGAACCTCGAATCGGCGACGGGCGCATTCGGCGAGAACCACGCGAACGCCTACGAATATACGATCAAATGGAGCGGCCGTCTTTCGACACCCGAGCAGTTCGAGCAGATCGTCATCCGCTCGCTGCCGAACGGCGATATTCTGCGTCTGAAGGACATCGCCCGCGTGGAGATGGGCGACGAGGCATACACCTATCGGGCCCTCACGGACGGACATGCCGGCTGTATCGGCGAGGCGTACCAGAGCGCAGGGTCGAACGCCACGGAGGTGGTGGAGAACATCGACGCCCTCATTGCCGAGCTGACCGAGGAGCTGCCCGACGGGCTGACGTTCGCCGACCTGCTGAGCGTCAACCGTTTCCTCTACGCCTCGATGGAGAACGTCCTGTGGACGCTCGTCGAAGCGATTCTGCTGGTCGTGCTGGTGGTCTATGTCTTCTTACAGGACATCCGTTCGACGCTGATTCCGACCATCGCCATCGTCGTCTCGCTGGTCGGCACGTTCGCCGTCATGTCGCTGCTGGGATTCTCGATCAACCTCTTAACGTTGTTCGCCCTCGTGCTGGCCATCGGTACGGTGGTCGATAACGCCATCGTGGTGGTCGAGGCCGTGCAGGCGCATTTCGACGTGGGCTACAAATCGGCCTACATGGCCACGAACGACGCCATGCAGGGCATCACGGGCGCGATCATCACCTCGACGCTAGTTTTCATGGCCGTCTTCATTCCCGTTTCGATGATGGGCGGCACGTCGGGTGTCTTCTACACGCAGTTCGGCATCACGATGGCCGTTGCCGTCGGTCTTTCGGCCGTCAACGCCCTGACGCTTTCGCCCGCGCTGTGCGCCCTGATGCTGCAACCCTATGTGGACGAGGAGGGCAACGTGCGCAAGAACTTCGCCGCGCGGTTCCGCAAGGCATTCAACGCCGCCTTCTCGGTCATGGTGCAGCGCTATGTGCGCGGCGTCATCTGGTTCGTGCGCCACCGCTTCGTGGCGTGGGGAATGCTCGCAGCGGCCGTCGTGCTGCTCGTCGTCCTGATGAAGAACACGCAGACGGGACTGGTTCCCGACGAGGACACCGGATCGGTCATGGTCAGCGTCACCACCAAGCCCGGCACGTCGCTCTACGCCACGACCCGCGTGCTGTCGCAGCTCGAAAAGGAGATTCAGCAAATGCCGCAGGTCGAGCACTACGCCACCGTGAGCGGCTATTCGTTCAGCGGTTCGGGTGCGAGCGCGGGCATGATCATCCTTTCGCTCCGCGACTGGTCGGAACGCTCCGGCGAGGGCGACGACGTGCAGTCGGTCATCGACCGCATCAACGCGCTCTCGACCAGGATTCCCGATGCGCAGATCTTCGCTGCGGCACCGCCCATGATTACGGGTTACGGCATGGTGAACGGCTTCGAGCTGCACGTGCAGGACAAGGCGGGCAAACCCGTCGCCGAGTTGGACGAGGCCACGCGCGGATTCATCGCGGCACTCTCCGCGCGTCCCGAAATCGGTGCGGCTTATTCGTCGTTCTCGTCGGGATACCCGCAATATACGCTCGACATCGACGCCGCGCGGTGCGAGCGGTCGGGCATCTCGCCGTCGGACGTGCTGGCAACCATATCGGGCTATTACGGAGGACAATACGTCTCGAACTTCAACCGTTTCTCGAAGCTCTACCGCGTGATGATCCAGGCCGACCCGTCGTACCGCGTGACGCCCGAGTCGCTGAACCACATCTACGTCCGCACATCCAACGGCGAAATGGCCCCGGTCGGGCAGTTCGCGCGGCTGACCAAGACCTACGGCCCCCAGTCGCTCAACCGTTTCAACCTCTACGGCTCGATCGCCGTGAACGGCGCGGCAGCCGACGGCTACTCGTCGGGCGATGCCATCCGCGCCATCGGCGAGACGGCGGCCGCGGCGCTGCCCAAAGGGTACAGCTACGAGTTCGGCGGCATCACGCGCGAGGAAAGCACCTCGACGAGCAACACGGTCGTGATTTTCGCCATCTGCTTCGTGCTGGTCTACCTGATTCTGAGCGCGCTGTACGAAAGTTTCCTTATCCCGCTGGCCGTCGTGCTGTCGCTGCCGTTCGGGCTGTTCGGCTCGTTCCTCTTCGCGCAGCTGATGGGACTGGAGAACAACATCTACATGCAAACGGGTATCATCATGCTGATCGGTCTGCTGGCCAAAACGGCGATTCTCATTACCGAATACGCCGTCAAACGCCGCGAGGCAGGCATGTCGCTCATCCAGGCCGCTGTCGGGGCTGCGAAAGTGCGTCTGCGCCCAATTCTGATGACCGCCCTGACGATGATCTTCGGTCTGCTGCCGCTGATGGTATCGACGGGCGTCGGCGCCAACGGCAACCGCACGCTCGGTTCGGGAGCCGTCGGAGGCATGCTCGTAGGAACGCTCGCCCTGCTGTTCATCGTGCCCGTGCTGTTCGTCGCTTTCCAATGGTTGCAGGAGAAGATTCGCCCCATGCAGTTCGAGCGGGCCGGCGAGTGGTCGATACGGGCCGAAATGGAGGATTTGCAAAACCGGAAAGAGGAGAAGTAA
- a CDS encoding TolC family protein — protein MKKIIFIGIAASLFTACGIYKPYTRPEVRTDDLYGAEYATADTASIADIGWRELFTDRLLQRLIDTALVHNTDLQVARLRITEAEATLKAARLAYLPSFSFAPTGGTSSFDGAKAAWTYNVPVTASWEVDIFSRLTNAKRRSRAALLQSEAYCDAVQTQLIANVADYYYRLLSLDAQVAVTEQAVERYREQVHVMRALKAAGNANEAAVVQTEATLYAAETSLHDLRNSIRQTENSLTLLLGDTPHTIERSWLEVQSVPTELAVGVPLQLLARRPDIRQSEQALVQAYYATAEVRAALYPSLTLSGSAGWTNSAGAIVANPGKLLLSAAGSLLQPIFNAGQNRARVKIAKAQQEEARLAFQQALLNAGAEVNNALTQVQTARAKTDTRREQLRSLERAVESTQLLMRHGSTTYLEVLTAQQALLSARLSAIADRLSELQGIVSLYHALGGENRLSK, from the coding sequence ATGAAAAAGATCATATTCATCGGAATCGCCGCATCGCTGTTCACGGCCTGCGGCATCTACAAACCCTACACCCGCCCCGAAGTGCGGACCGACGACCTCTACGGCGCAGAGTATGCGACAGCCGACACTGCATCCATTGCCGACATCGGGTGGCGCGAGCTATTCACCGACCGACTGCTGCAACGATTGATCGACACGGCGCTGGTTCACAACACCGATTTGCAGGTGGCGCGGCTGCGCATCACGGAGGCCGAAGCGACATTGAAAGCGGCGCGGCTGGCCTATCTGCCGTCGTTCAGCTTCGCGCCGACGGGCGGTACGAGCAGCTTCGACGGCGCGAAAGCCGCGTGGACGTACAACGTTCCCGTCACGGCGAGCTGGGAGGTCGATATTTTCAGTCGCCTGACCAACGCCAAACGACGTTCGCGTGCGGCTTTGCTGCAAAGCGAAGCCTACTGCGATGCGGTGCAGACGCAACTGATAGCCAATGTGGCCGACTACTACTATCGGTTGCTGAGCCTCGACGCGCAGGTGGCCGTCACGGAGCAAGCCGTGGAGCGTTACCGGGAACAGGTGCACGTCATGCGGGCGTTGAAAGCGGCCGGCAATGCCAATGAAGCCGCCGTCGTCCAGACCGAAGCGACGCTCTATGCCGCCGAAACATCGCTGCACGATCTGCGCAACTCGATCCGGCAAACGGAAAATTCGCTGACGCTTTTGCTGGGCGACACGCCGCATACGATCGAACGCAGCTGGCTGGAGGTGCAGTCGGTTCCGACGGAACTGGCCGTCGGCGTTCCGCTGCAACTTTTGGCCCGCCGTCCGGATATTCGCCAGAGCGAGCAGGCGCTCGTGCAGGCATACTATGCGACGGCCGAGGTCCGGGCCGCACTCTATCCGTCGCTGACGCTGAGCGGCTCGGCCGGCTGGACGAACAGCGCGGGGGCTATCGTCGCCAATCCGGGAAAACTGTTGCTCTCGGCGGCAGGTTCGCTGCTGCAACCGATTTTCAATGCGGGCCAGAACCGCGCCCGCGTGAAGATTGCCAAGGCGCAGCAGGAGGAGGCGCGCCTTGCGTTCCAGCAAGCCCTGCTCAACGCCGGCGCGGAGGTGAACAACGCCTTGACGCAGGTACAAACCGCACGCGCCAAAACGGACACCCGCCGCGAACAGCTCCGCTCGCTCGAACGGGCGGTCGAGAGTACGCAGCTCCTGATGCGGCACGGTTCGACGACCTATCTCGAAGTGCTGACGGCACAACAAGCCCTGCTTTCGGCCCGGCTCTCCGCCATCGCCGACCGCCTCTCCGAATTGCAGGGCATCGTCTCGCTCTACCATGCGTTGGGCGGAGAAAATAGATTATCTAAATAA
- a CDS encoding DUF2971 domain-containing protein produces the protein MDRTELNERFKQILEDTVLPQRTPPEEIQRQLQTIENLVKPNVPERLFRFRSANLHSVMSFEHNTITLCSADLFPDRFDSVVYVNKNKIRNDVNLGFNWEFQKSIIDEVRQTGRFPEALVHLYGEANAAQLVSLYTTASDEEIIAGWEYSKEHIQQQILDNISPLATQQISAARQNTETKIACFTEDVHSAHMWDRYADGYRGFALEYDLRGPIVGEETEEQDEKVYPALYPVIYSDTKYDATEIASWNLVNEFSTATGLSSPSFPDILYWRKAFLYKDAASYGHEREWRFMCTCKKSHNSKFMEITSGNRMKAIYYGPYIAADTKEHLSIWAKRHKIKEYDVALDDNSRSFELSIKPI, from the coding sequence ATGGACAGGACTGAATTAAACGAACGATTCAAACAAATATTGGAAGATACGGTGTTACCTCAAAGGACACCGCCAGAAGAAATTCAGCGACAACTCCAAACAATCGAGAACTTGGTTAAACCCAATGTCCCGGAGCGATTGTTTCGGTTCCGAAGTGCGAATTTGCACAGTGTCATGTCTTTCGAGCACAATACCATAACGCTTTGTTCTGCCGATTTATTTCCGGATAGGTTCGATTCGGTCGTATATGTAAACAAAAACAAAATTCGCAACGATGTCAATCTCGGTTTCAACTGGGAATTTCAAAAAAGCATCATAGATGAAGTCCGACAAACAGGACGTTTCCCTGAAGCATTGGTTCATCTTTACGGCGAAGCCAATGCCGCACAGCTGGTGTCCTTATATACTACTGCTTCTGACGAGGAAATAATTGCTGGTTGGGAATACAGCAAAGAACATATTCAACAACAGATTTTAGATAATATTTCACCTCTTGCCACTCAACAAATCAGTGCGGCCCGTCAAAATACGGAAACAAAAATAGCCTGCTTTACCGAGGACGTCCATTCGGCCCATATGTGGGACAGATATGCCGATGGGTATAGAGGTTTTGCGTTGGAATATGACTTACGAGGCCCGATTGTCGGAGAAGAAACCGAAGAGCAGGACGAGAAAGTTTATCCGGCATTATATCCCGTTATCTATTCCGATACGAAATACGACGCAACGGAAATTGCAAGCTGGAACTTGGTCAATGAATTTTCCACGGCAACAGGACTGTCATCGCCTTCATTTCCTGACATATTATACTGGCGTAAAGCATTCTTGTATAAGGATGCAGCCAGTTATGGCCATGAACGGGAATGGCGGTTTATGTGCACCTGTAAAAAGTCCCATAATTCAAAGTTCATGGAAATCACTTCGGGAAACAGGATGAAAGCAATCTATTATGGCCCGTATATCGCCGCAGATACAAAAGAACATTTGAGTATATGGGCTAAGCGACATAAAATTAAGGAATACGATGTCGCATTGGATGATAACAGCCGAAGTTTTGAATTAAGTATAAAACCGATATAA
- a CDS encoding HEPN domain-containing protein produces the protein MKNSIDFLPERKQRDLRELAALIRDEVKDVVMIILYGSYAANTYVERDERRDYGVRTIYMSDYDLLVVTKRRLGERESTVEARIRERFAAGKNDENLPRPQIINESISKLNDALTMGRYFYVEIVAKGIMLYDSGECQLATPGELDYAEIKKMAEEYYDDKFSDGLDFFKGANFYYQEENYHMTAFMLHQATESFLKTIPLVYILYGYKEHDLQFLIEKCKPYTLELAKVFPCDTDEEKRLFDLLRRAYLEARYNKKNFIVTKADIDALVPKIELLRDIVEKVCKERIAEYCSFAGSSHR, from the coding sequence ATGAAGAACTCCATCGACTTTCTGCCCGAACGCAAACAGCGGGATTTACGCGAATTGGCCGCACTGATCCGCGACGAGGTGAAAGATGTCGTTATGATTATCCTATACGGAAGTTATGCGGCGAATACCTATGTCGAACGCGACGAACGGCGCGACTATGGCGTGCGGACAATCTACATGAGCGACTACGATCTGCTGGTCGTTACCAAGCGTCGGCTGGGAGAACGGGAAAGCACGGTAGAGGCCCGCATAAGGGAGCGGTTTGCAGCCGGGAAGAACGACGAGAACCTGCCCCGACCCCAGATTATCAACGAAAGCATCTCCAAGCTGAACGACGCCCTGACGATGGGACGTTATTTCTACGTCGAGATCGTCGCAAAGGGAATCATGCTCTACGATTCGGGCGAATGTCAGTTAGCCACACCCGGAGAGTTGGATTATGCCGAGATAAAGAAAATGGCGGAAGAGTATTATGATGATAAGTTTTCCGATGGCCTTGATTTCTTTAAAGGAGCAAATTTTTACTACCAAGAGGAAAATTATCACATGACTGCTTTCATGTTGCACCAAGCAACAGAAAGTTTTCTAAAAACTATCCCGTTGGTTTATATTCTTTACGGTTATAAAGAACACGACCTGCAATTCCTGATCGAGAAGTGCAAGCCCTATACGCTGGAACTGGCAAAGGTATTCCCCTGCGACACGGACGAAGAAAAACGCCTGTTCGACCTGCTGCGCCGCGCCTATCTGGAGGCACGCTACAACAAAAAGAACTTCATCGTCACCAAAGCCGACATCGACGCCCTCGTCCCCAAGATCGAACTATTGCGCGACATTGTGGAAAAGGTCTGCAAAGAGCGGATCGCCGAATATTGCAGTTTTGCAGGATCGTCCCATCGGTAG
- a CDS encoding efflux RND transporter periplasmic adaptor subunit: MKQKLSGAALLLAACMGSCREAAAPQQQVGYSVLTVEPTNVTLTESYSASVRGRQDIEIYPQVSGTIQRVCVKEGEKVQRGQSLFVIDRVPYEAALRTAVANVHAAEAQVETARITYESKQELFRRNVVSEFDLSTARNALAVAEASLEQARAEETNARNSLSYTEVKSPADGVVGTIPYRVGALVGPTSAQPLTTVADNSEMYVYFSMSENRLQELVMRYGSLDRTLEEMPTVQLRLNDGSIYAEEGRIESISGVLNPETGSGSLRAVFPNPNRVLFSGGTGNVVIPQQVENAISIPQEATYELQDKIFVYRVIDGRAVATRVEVSPIHDGVNYTVTKGLSAGDRIVTTGVGLLNDGDEITITDNAGGEV; encoded by the coding sequence ATGAAACAGAAACTATCGGGTGCGGCACTCTTATTGGCCGCGTGTATGGGATCGTGCCGGGAGGCCGCCGCTCCGCAGCAGCAGGTCGGCTATTCGGTGCTAACGGTCGAACCGACGAACGTAACGCTTACCGAATCCTACTCCGCCTCGGTGCGCGGACGGCAGGACATCGAAATCTATCCGCAGGTATCGGGAACGATTCAGCGCGTCTGCGTCAAAGAGGGCGAAAAAGTGCAACGCGGGCAATCGCTCTTCGTCATCGACCGGGTGCCCTACGAAGCGGCCCTGCGCACGGCCGTGGCCAATGTCCACGCCGCCGAAGCGCAGGTCGAAACGGCGCGAATCACTTACGAAAGCAAGCAGGAACTGTTCCGGCGGAATGTCGTTTCGGAGTTCGACCTTTCGACCGCCCGCAACGCGCTGGCCGTTGCCGAAGCCTCGCTCGAGCAGGCGCGGGCCGAGGAGACCAACGCCCGCAACAGCCTCTCCTATACGGAGGTGAAGAGTCCGGCCGACGGCGTGGTCGGCACGATTCCCTACCGGGTGGGCGCACTGGTCGGTCCGACGTCGGCACAGCCCCTCACGACCGTGGCCGACAATTCGGAGATGTACGTCTACTTCTCGATGTCCGAAAACCGCTTGCAGGAACTGGTCATGCGCTACGGTTCGCTCGACCGGACGCTCGAAGAGATGCCCACCGTGCAGCTGCGGCTGAACGACGGAAGCATTTATGCCGAGGAGGGGCGCATCGAAAGCATCAGCGGCGTGCTGAACCCCGAAACGGGCAGCGGATCGCTGCGCGCCGTATTCCCCAACCCGAACCGAGTGCTGTTCAGCGGCGGCACGGGCAACGTGGTGATTCCGCAGCAGGTGGAAAATGCCATTTCGATTCCGCAGGAAGCGACCTATGAATTGCAGGACAAAATCTTCGTCTATCGCGTCATCGACGGCCGGGCCGTCGCCACGCGCGTGGAGGTCAGCCCGATACACGACGGCGTGAACTACACCGTGACGAAAGGTCTCTCGGCAGGCGACCGGATCGTCACGACGGGCGTGGGCCTGCTCAACGACGGAGACGAAATCACGATAACCGATAACGCGGGAGGTGAGGTATGA
- a CDS encoding MATE family efflux transporter, translating to MKRDAIDLGNANVFKLFNRYFIPTLLGMLCMSAVTAIDGIFVGHGVGSDGIAAINICIPLLMFFTGVGLMVGAGCSVVASIHISRGKEKIARMNVTQALLFATLVTSVPSIIILLFPDATGRLLGSSEHLLPFVKDYLRWFVPSLLFQIWVSIALFVIRLDGAPRLAMWCNIIPAAVNIVLDWLFVFPLGLGVMGAAAATTISLFIGGCISMGYLLFRARHLRPVMPKWSRKSLRLSLRNIGYQCRIGSSALLGESTMAILMFIGNQVFMRYLGDDGVGAFGITCYYTPFVFMVGNAIAQSAQPIISYNFGAGLHNRVAATERIALLTAIACGTVVTLLFTYCPQYLVGLFIDPTVPAARIAINGFPLFSTAFVFFILNLTAVGYYQSVERIRPATAFALLRGMLFLVPSFVLLPKVLGIEGIWLALSLSEATTTICIAVFYLYPKRRSKVKK from the coding sequence ATGAAAAGAGATGCCATTGATTTAGGAAATGCAAATGTGTTCAAGTTATTTAACCGATATTTCATTCCCACATTGCTGGGAATGCTTTGTATGTCGGCAGTAACGGCTATCGACGGTATTTTCGTAGGACATGGTGTCGGAAGCGACGGCATTGCCGCCATCAACATCTGTATTCCTCTATTGATGTTCTTCACGGGTGTGGGACTGATGGTCGGTGCCGGATGCTCCGTGGTCGCGTCCATACACATATCGCGTGGCAAGGAAAAAATAGCGAGAATGAATGTAACGCAAGCCTTGCTGTTTGCCACGCTGGTAACGTCGGTGCCATCGATCATCATCCTGTTGTTTCCCGATGCTACGGGCCGTCTGCTCGGTTCGTCAGAGCATCTGTTGCCATTTGTAAAAGACTATTTGCGGTGGTTCGTGCCTTCGCTGCTGTTCCAGATATGGGTTTCCATTGCGCTTTTTGTTATTCGGCTGGACGGTGCGCCACGATTGGCGATGTGGTGCAACATTATTCCGGCAGCTGTCAATATCGTATTGGACTGGCTGTTCGTGTTCCCATTGGGATTAGGGGTGATGGGTGCTGCGGCGGCTACGACAATAAGTCTGTTTATCGGAGGGTGCATCAGCATGGGTTATCTGCTCTTTCGCGCCAGACATTTGCGGCCTGTCATGCCCAAATGGAGCCGAAAAAGTTTGCGTCTGTCGCTGCGCAACATCGGTTACCAGTGCCGCATCGGTTCATCGGCACTACTAGGAGAAAGTACTATGGCCATATTGATGTTCATTGGCAATCAGGTATTCATGCGCTATCTGGGCGATGATGGCGTGGGCGCATTCGGCATCACATGCTACTATACCCCCTTTGTTTTCATGGTAGGTAATGCCATCGCCCAATCCGCACAACCTATTATCAGTTATAACTTCGGCGCCGGACTGCACAATCGTGTAGCGGCGACAGAGCGCATCGCCTTGCTCACTGCCATAGCATGCGGGACGGTGGTTACACTGCTTTTTACATACTGTCCGCAATATTTGGTCGGTCTGTTTATAGACCCTACGGTTCCTGCGGCACGAATCGCCATCAACGGGTTCCCGCTTTTCTCAACTGCGTTTGTCTTCTTCATTCTGAATCTGACCGCCGTAGGATACTATCAAAGCGTAGAGCGCATTCGCCCGGCCACCGCTTTTGCCTTGCTGCGCGGTATGCTCTTCCTCGTTCCGAGTTTTGTACTACTACCCAAAGTATTAGGCATTGAAGGCATCTGGTTGGCCTTGTCGCTTTCGGAGGCTACAACTACGATCTGTATCGCCGTGTTTTACCTCTACCCAAAAAGACGAAGCAAAGTGAAAAAATAA
- a CDS encoding transcription termination/antitermination protein NusG: MRDTHVVRWYVLVLPSCHKGPAKGLQEELERRRRNGEPSFEYFAPSYVEVKKRDGRFVETRRPLLYNYVFIHASEHEIYRMKQWLPLYNFLPRIKDGKCEYHPYLSEEAMTNLQWVADSYSNVIPVYTPQPEQLIKGDRIRITEGRFKGAEASVIIQPGAGKRDIMVCVENYMWVPLLRVQPGQYEVIALNDDGKHVYTRLGNDRQLLKLHEALGRFHRPGDGITEADRKLAAETVQQYGSLRMDSDIMRSKLYAMLLPAYTITGNRQESEKLIGTLRAMLPLVKAEQSRALLLTTLYGCTNSCLYHAQAHEIIDKWRQEENPKKSKQQLIRRLEDYDRWLGH; encoded by the coding sequence ATGAGGGATACGCACGTCGTCAGATGGTACGTGCTGGTGCTCCCTTCATGCCACAAAGGTCCGGCCAAGGGGCTGCAAGAGGAGCTCGAACGCCGCCGCAGAAACGGAGAGCCATCATTCGAATATTTCGCACCTTCGTATGTGGAGGTGAAAAAGAGAGACGGCAGGTTTGTCGAGACCCGTCGCCCGTTGTTGTATAACTACGTATTCATCCACGCTTCGGAGCACGAAATATACCGGATGAAACAATGGCTGCCCCTATACAATTTCCTGCCCCGCATCAAGGACGGGAAATGCGAATACCATCCCTATCTCTCCGAGGAGGCGATGACGAACCTGCAATGGGTAGCCGATTCCTATTCCAACGTGATCCCCGTCTACACGCCGCAACCGGAGCAACTTATCAAAGGCGACCGGATACGCATCACCGAAGGGCGGTTCAAAGGAGCCGAAGCCAGCGTCATCATTCAGCCCGGCGCCGGGAAGCGGGATATTATGGTTTGCGTGGAGAACTACATGTGGGTCCCGCTGCTGCGCGTACAACCCGGCCAATATGAGGTCATCGCCCTGAACGACGACGGCAAACACGTCTATACCCGTCTGGGAAACGATCGGCAGCTCTTAAAACTGCACGAGGCATTAGGGCGTTTCCACCGCCCGGGAGACGGAATAACCGAAGCCGACCGCAAGCTGGCCGCCGAAACAGTGCAACAATACGGCAGCCTACGCATGGATTCCGACATCATGCGCAGCAAACTCTACGCAATGCTGCTGCCGGCCTACACGATAACGGGGAACCGGCAGGAATCCGAAAAACTGATCGGAACTCTCCGAGCGATGCTGCCCCTCGTCAAGGCGGAGCAATCCCGGGCACTTCTTCTCACCACGCTCTACGGATGCACGAACAGTTGCCTTTACCACGCCCAGGCACACGAGATCATCGACAAATGGCGGCAGGAGGAGAATCCCAAAAAGAGCAAACAACAACTCATCCGGCGGCTGGAAGACTATGACCGCTGGCTGGGGCACTGA